A window of the Vibrio pomeroyi genome harbors these coding sequences:
- a CDS encoding low molecular weight protein-tyrosine-phosphatase — protein MFNKILVVCVGNICRSPTGERVLQKLLPNKEVASAGIAAEKSRLIGMPADDTTILIAAENGVDVENHQSQQVTPQLCAQYDLILVMEKGHMEALTQISPEVRGKTMLFGQWIGQKDIPDPHRQSREAFEYAYKLIDEAAQAWAKKL, from the coding sequence ATGTTTAATAAAATTTTAGTCGTATGCGTAGGCAACATTTGTCGTTCCCCTACGGGAGAGCGCGTTCTTCAAAAACTGTTACCGAACAAAGAGGTAGCCTCTGCTGGTATCGCTGCTGAAAAAAGCAGATTAATTGGTATGCCCGCAGACGACACTACGATTTTAATTGCCGCTGAAAATGGTGTCGATGTTGAAAATCATCAATCGCAGCAAGTTACACCACAGCTTTGTGCCCAGTATGATTTGATATTGGTAATGGAGAAGGGGCATATGGAGGCGCTCACTCAAATATCACCGGAAGTACGTGGTAAAACCATGCTGTTTGGTCAGTGGATTGGCCAGAAAGACATTCCAGATCCGCACCGTCAAAGCCGTGAGGCGTTTGAATATGCGTATAAGTTGATTGATGAAGCGGCACAAGCTTGGGCAAAAAAACTGTAG